A single region of the Mercenaria mercenaria strain notata chromosome 6, MADL_Memer_1, whole genome shotgun sequence genome encodes:
- the LOC123550161 gene encoding anti-sigma-I factor RsgI6-like — protein sequence MKDTAVRFQQAGIPIGGIGVQGHMHDIDLTLVQARLDILAEAGLPIVITEFAVNEQNETLKAEKLVDLMTMFYGHPSVDGVVFWGFWDGRIWEPDAYLFSGENVTANAAGIAYQELYHNTWRTRDFQTLLGSEEYSVRGFKGDYMLKVKHDGKVLMTHEFQLPDGGSSLEIHLNGTSGGSPSVSHVVAG from the exons ATGAAAGATACTGCTGTTAGGTTCCAACAGGCGGGAATTCCTATTGGTGGTATCGGAGTTCAAGGTCATATGCATGACATTGATTTGACCCTAGTTCAG GCTAGGCTGGATATATTAGCAGAGGCAGGATTACCTATAGTGATCACAG AATTTGCCGTGAACGAACAAAACGAGACACTTAAAGCTGAAAAATTGGTGGATTTGATGACAATGTTTTATGGTCACCCCTCGGTGGATGGTGTTGTATTCTGGGGATTCTGGGACGGCCGGATATGGGAACCCGATGCTTATCTATTTTCTGGAGAAAATGTCACC GCAAATGCTGCCGGCATCGCTTATCAGGAATTGTATCATAACACATGGAGAACACGTGACTTTCAGACACTACTCGGTAGTGAAGAATATAGTGTTAGAGGGTTCAAGGGTGACTATATGCTAAAAGTGAAACACGACGGAAAGGTCTTAATGACACATGAGTTTCAGTTACCCGATGGAGGAAGCAGTTTAGAAATTCACTTGAATGGGACTTCAG GTGGCTCTCCCAGTGTATCTCATGTGGTAGCCGGCTGA